A genomic window from Arvicola amphibius chromosome 5, mArvAmp1.2, whole genome shotgun sequence includes:
- the Fibin gene encoding fin bud initiation factor homolog, with the protein MMFPKLIWMGFFCHLCRGYFDGPLYPEMSNGTLHHYFVPDGDYEENDDPEKCQLLFRVSDRRRCSQGEGGQASSLLSLTLREEFTVLGRQVEDAGRVLEGISKSISYDLDGEESYGKYLRRESHQIGDAYSNSDKSLTELESKFKQGQEQDSRQESRLNEDFLGMLVHTKSLLKETLDISVGLRDKYELLALTIRSHGTRLGRLKSDYLEGGGQRTG; encoded by the coding sequence ATGATGTTCCCGAAGTTGATCTGGATGGGTTTCTTCTGCCACCTGTGTCGAGGCTACTTCGATGGTCCCCTGTACCCAGAAATGTCTAACGGGACTCTGCATCATTACTTCGTGCCTGATGGAGACTACGAGGAGAATGATGACCCAGAGAAATGCCAGCTGCTCTTCAGGGTGAGTGATCGCCGGCGCTGCTCCCAGGGGGAAGGGGGCCAAGCCAGTAGCTTGCTGAGCCTCACCCTTCGAGAGGAGTTCACAGTGCTGGGTCGCCAGGTGGAGGATGCCGGGCGCGTCCTGGAGGGCATCAGCAAAAGCATCTCCTATGACCTGGATGGGGAAGAGAGCTATGGCAAGTACCTGAGGCGGGAGTCCCACCAGATTGGGGATGCCTATTCCAACTCTGACAAGTCCCTCACTGAACTGGAAAGCAAGTTCAAGCAGGGCCAGGAGCAGGATAGCCGGCAGGAAAGCAGACTCAACGAGGACTTCCTGGGAATGCTGGTCCACACCAAGTCCTTGCTGAAGGAGACACTGGACATCTCAGTGGGGCTCAGAGACAAATACGAGCTGCTGGCACTCACCATCAGGAGCCATGGGACCCGGCTAGGTCGACTGAAAAGCGACTATCTGGAGGGTGGGGGACAGAGGACGGGCTAA